The Bacteriovorax sp. Seq25_V nucleotide sequence GAATCCCCTGTGTGGATACCGCATGGATCGACATTTTCGATCGAACAAATCACAACTCCATTTTTGTTCTTATCGACCATTACCTCGAGTTCAATCTCTTTCCAGCCGAGGAGTGACTTTTCCATTGTTACAGGAAATTTAATATCACTACTGTCAAAAATTTCTTTGAGATCATTCTGATTGTAGGCAAGGGCGGCCCCTTTTCCTCCCAGTGCGAAGTCTCTTCTAATAATTAGTGGAAATTCAACTTCTGATTTTGCAAGTTCGTAAGCGTGCTCTTTAGAAGTCGCTGAAAATCTCTTGCCGGCCTTGTAGCCCAGTTTTTCAAGTTCTTTTGCAAATAACTCTCTGTCTTCAGTCTTCTTTATCGTGTCGACATTGGCCCCAAGAAGTTTTACCCCATTACGAGAGAGAAACTCCTCTTCTTCAAGCTCAATACAGATATTTAGTGCAGTCTGTCCTCCCATTGTTGAGAGAACAGCATCGACATTTTCTTTTTTTATAATTTTTTTGATCGTATCTTTAGTGATTGGTTCAATATAAGTTTTAAAACTCATATTCTTGTCCGTCATAATTGTTGCTGGATTTGAATTCAAAAGGACGACTTCAATTCCTAACTCTTTATATGCTTTTAGTGCTTGGGTTCCTGAGTAGTCAAACTCTGAAGCCTGACCAATTTTAATTGGACCTGATCCTACTAATAGAATTTTTTTGATCTCGCTATTTAATTTTCCCTGGTGATAAGTTGGTAGTGCTTGTATATCTTCCGATTTGAATGTCAGTTTCTTCCCATTTATAAGAAAATCTCTAATTTCATCAAAGAATACCGCTGCATCTGTTGGCCCAGGATTGGCCTCTGGATGAAATTGTACAGAACGAATATTAGAGTCAGTGCTTCTTATCCCTTCAATTGATCTGTCAAAAAGCGAAGTGTACTCACAGACAAATTCACGCCCACTTGAATTGCAGTTACGGAGTTTTGAAAAAGAGCTTTCTTCAATCGCATATCCATGATTTTGAGCAGTGATCAGTAAATTTCCAGTGATGTGATCAAATACGGGGTGGTTTGAGCCTCTTTGTCCAAATGGAAGCTTAAACGTGTCCATCCCAAGAGCTAAACCGATTAACTGATGACCAAGGCAGATCCCACGAATTGGAATGTCTGTTTTTAAAAGCGCTGCAATTGTTTGTATTTGATCTTTATATAGTTTTGGGTCTCCTGGTCCATTTGATAGAAAAATTAATGATGGTGACAGAGCTAGAATATCATCGCTTGTGGCACTATAAGGTAGTTCAACAACTGGTAGACCAAAGCTTAGTAAGTTATTTGTGATTGCCTGCTTTATTCCATAGTTTATGATGACTATAGGCTTTTCACCTTCTCTATGTATCTTTTTTGTCGCAATAGAGACGCGCCTAAGATCATTGCAAATCAAATTGTCACTTTCAAAATCATTTATTGATGGTGGTGCTTCAGAGCTTGTGATTATTGCCTTATGATTTTTAGACTTTGTTGATAGGTACTTTGTAAGTGCCCTTGTGTCGACATCTGAGATTAGCGGAGTATCGATTTGGTTGAAGAATTCATTATAAGAGAAGTTTCTTGCAATCAATGTTTTTGCGTGAACCTTCTGTGATTGCAAGACTCTCTCGTCTGCGGCATAGTTTCCGATATGGGCACTTGTGTAGATAATATGTTGTCCGAGAAATGATGGGTCAGTTGCCGTTTCCTGGTAACCTGACATTGATGTCGTGAAGGCCGCTTCTGCGATGAGTATGTCTTCAAAATTTGGGATGTTAATGAATCCTTGAAAAGTTGTGCCGTCAATGAAATGAATATAAATAGGAGATTGTTTGAGAGAATCTTGAAAAGTTTTTTCGTCGTGAATAAATTTTTTAGGTATTCCTGATTCTCTCACTAATGTCTCCTGGGATTTTCTTATATTGTGAACCAATATGATGGTCTTCGTTATTAATCATTGCTTCAATTATCGCCATTCTCACAAAAACAGAGTTTTGTACCTGCTTGTGTGCCATCCATATCTCGGAGTTAACAATGTCCTGTTCGACTTCTATGCCAATATTTGCTGGCCCTGGATGAAAGACTGGGAGTACTTTTGAGTGTTTTCTAAAACGATCAAAAGTTAGTCCCCATTCTTGCTGGTAATTTTTAAGTTTGTCTGAGATCGACTTATCATGTCTTTCAGTTTGAACGCGGAGTAAATAGATAGCGTCTGATTGTTCAATTGCTTCATCGAGACTCGTGACACGGTTTACTCCTGCTGGCATCTCTTCTGGGATGAAAAAGTCAGGTCCACAGAGTAGTACATTTACACCAAATTGTGGAAGTAGGTCTGTTAGGGAATGAGTTACTCTCGAGTGGATACAATCTCCAACAATTGAAATTGTTTTCCCCTTAATATTCTTGAGGCCGCCGAAGTGATCTTGTAACGTATAGAGATCTAGTAGTGCTTGTGTAGGATGTTGATTAATTCCATCTCCTCCGTTAATTATTTTAATTGGAGGATATTCTCTAAATTGATCTAGGAGGTGTGATTCGTTAGTTCGAATTATACAAATATCAACACCCTGATATTTCAATGTGAGGAGTGTCTGTTCAAGAGATTCACCTTTTTTAAGTGAAGAGCTCTCTGCATGGAAATCAATATGGTATCCACCAATTCTCATGATTGCCATAGCGAATGATAATTTTGTTCTTGTGGAATTTTCGAGGAATGAAGTAGCAACAGCTAAGGTTTTTTGCAAGGGAAGACGAGGGGGCTGACCTGATTTAAGGTCATTCGTCCTACGAAGCAAGGCCTTAATATGGCCAAGTTCTAGGTCTTTAATTCCTTCTAATATTGAAGGGAAAGCAGACATTACTATCCTTTTCAACTATAATTTCGTATGATTACCTTATTATAGTTGATGCTGTGAATTTTAATAATAGTAGAAAAGAAATAGTCTTTTGGCCATGAAAATAAATAAAGAATTTAAAACCATTCACAATAACATTCAAAAAGAAGCCTTGATTAATGAAATTAAAGGCAATCTCTTTGAATATCTTGTCGCTCATCATTGTGCCAAGCGTCTGAAAATTGAGAATGCTTTTCTCGAAAGCTTTAGTGGCGATATGAAGAGTATGTTGATGACTTATGAAAAATGGCTTCGTCAAAATGATCGAGAACTAATTTCTAAGTTACAAACACTTTCTATGAAAACTTCTAATGAGGTTTCGTCTTATATAGAAAGTATTTTGAATGAAGGTGAGATCATAAAGACGATTGTGGTTATTGGAAAAATTACTGGTGGCCATCATAATGATATCTTCAAGGAAGCCGATATCATCTTTAGTACAAGTGAAAGGGAAATCCCATTAAGCCTAAAACTCTCAAAGAAGAATGCTTTTGTTAACACAAAAAGCGCTGGTGCAAAGAGTTTTGTTTCAAAGTATTTTGATGGCTTTGTGGAAGCTCCAATTTTTCAAAGTACGTATAATGATATTATAGATAAACTCTTCTTTGAGCTGGGTGAAAAGTTATACGAACGTCATGGGCTCGAGTTTTCTGGACGCTTCGATTCTACTTGGGATGGCCCAGACTTACCTGGTGAGCTCGATGAAGAGGATCGCGCTGACCTTCATTATATGTATCAGGAGTTATCCCGAAATCTCTATCAAACACTTAAGCAGTTTTTTGAGATTTCCCCTGATCGTTTCATGGCATCTCTCTTTCCACTTTTAGGTCAGGGGAGTGATAATCTCATTCAAGTAACCTGTTTTCACCAGGAAAAAGTCATTTCCGGAGTTAAAAATCGTTATGAGTTTTCCTCTGTCAGTATTAAAGATTACGCAACTACACATACGGAAGTTGAATTTTTACCATTTAAAGACAGTACCTCTTCTTTTGATATTCGACTTAATGATGATATACTTCAGATCAGAATAAAACCGATGAATAAGTTTACAACCGCATCATACAAAGTAAATTGCTCAGTGAGATCAATCAATGAATAACAGCCTATTTGATACAATTATTACCGCTTACCACTTTGACGAATATCTCAATGCATTTGGAAAATATTTTAAAATGTTTAAAATGAAAGATCTCGAGGAAGCTGTCGCAAACTCCAAGGGAGCACTTGTTATTAACAATGAAGAATTCTTAGATATTTTAAATATCTCTAATATATCTTCTCCATCAAGTTTTAAAGTTTTTGGATACTGTGAGCATATAAAAGATCATTCTAGAGAAAGAATCTATCCTGGTGAAGATTACAAAGATTGTAGTGATTATTTCGTCGACACAACCTCATACGTTGTTTCTGCAAGTGAGTGTCACACCTTTAGCAATGACGTCGAATTTTCAAATTATCTTTTTTGCCCGATTGTTGAGAAGCTTGTTGGCCCTGATGAGTATAGAAAGGCGGTATTTCTTGACCGAGATGGTGTCATCAATATTGACCATGGTTATGTTTATCAACCTGAGAAGCTAGATCTCATCCCTGGTGTTATTGATTTTCTACAAATATGTGAAGCCTCAAATATTTTAAAGCTAGTTGTTACTAATCAGGCAGGTGTTGCGAGAGGACTTTTTACTGAGGCCGATGTTGCTCACTTTCACGATGTTATCTGTGAAAGACTCTCTAAAGAAGGTATTACGATAGATGCAATTGAAATTGCTCCTTATCATTTTCAGAATGGACACGGAGATTATAAGAAACATTCTTTTACTCGGAAGCCAGGTATCGCAATGGTTTACAAGCATCTTTATCGCTTTTCTGTAGATCTCTCACAATCTTGGATGATTGGAGATAAGCCAAGTGACATTTTAAATATCGATCTTCTTAATTATCTTCTTCTTCGCGGAGATTATAATTTGTCTCCATATGACAGTATGGTTTACGATGATTTTGAAGGAATAAAAACATACCTTTTTTCTCTTGATTTTTTGCATCAGGCCTGACATCATTTACCCACCACGGATTGGCAATTTGGAGACAAAATGAAGTTTGTTCTAACTATTTTATTCTTATTTATCGTTTCTTTTGCATTTAACTCAAATGCTCGCGACCTTACACTAAAAGAAAAAACGGCAATATTAAATCTATCTAAGACGACGCGTGTAGCGGAATTTGCTCTTAGTCATATCGATGCTTCGAGCCTATCTTTAACAGATTATCTAAGCTATAAAGTCTTGAAGAACTCTTGTACTCCACTAAATAAACAGATTGATAAAATTGGGCAGGAGACAAGTGAGTATGAAGACCAATCGGCTCGTCTAAGTACGCTGATGAATATCTGCTCACACGGAGTTATTTCATTAACAGATCTTATGATCGAATATAACCACTAAGGCCTTTATATGTCTCAAAAAATTCGTGTTCTTGTTGCTGATACCTTTGACCCCTGGTTTAATTTAGCGACAGAAGATTGGATTTTTCGTGATATGGACCCTGAATACAAAGTTCTCTTCCTCTGGAGAAATCAAAATACTGTTGTCATCGGTCGTTTTCAAAACCCATGGACAGAGTGCAATGTTGAAAGAATGAATGCGGACGAAATTAAGCTTGCCAGAAGACAAAGTGGTGGCGGGGCCGTTTTTCACGATCTTGGAAATACAAACTTTACATTTATGGCATCTAAGGAGACTTACGATAAAAATGCCAATAATCAAATAATCATCAATGCGCTAAAGCGCTTTGGAATTGAATCTCTTGCTTCTGGAAGAAATGATCTCGTTTTAAAATCAGATGAGGGAGAGAAGAAGTTTTCTGGTAGTGCCTTTAAAGAGACTAAAGAGCGTGCATTTCACCATGGAACATTATTGATTAACGCTGATCTTTCACGTCTTGGAAACTATCTTAATCCAAATAAGAAGAAGCTTGAATCGAAGGGGATTAAGTCAGTCGTGGCGAGGGTGACAAACTTAAGTGCAGTAAACTCAGATGTTACACACGAAAGTTTGAGTCAGGCAATTATTGAAGAATTTTTTAAATTCTATGGTAGTGAATGCGAAATTGAGCACCTTGATTATGAATACCTCAAGTCAGTTCCAGCACTGAATGAATACTATGAAAAATTGAAAGATTGGAATTGGCGTTTTGGTGAGACTCCGAAATTTACTCACTTTATGGAGGAGAGATTTGTCTGGGGTGGGATAGAGTTGCATCTTAATTCTCACAAAGGACTAATTACAGAGGTACAAATCTACACAGATTCACTTCATCCTGAAATGATTGAGATTCTCGGTGAAAGCTTAAAAAATCTTCGTTATGAAAGAGATGATATCTCTCGTGCCATCGGTGAGTTAATTTCTCAGTATAAGATGTATGAGGAATTTCTGACTGATTTTAGAAATTGGCTTTGTTCTCAAATTAATTAATTTTAAACTGCTCCAGTTAAATGGGGACAGCATCTCTCAAATAAATCGAGTTATAGTAATTTATAAAAATATCGACATGCTTTTGAAGCATGTCGATTCTCTTTGTCGTACACCAAGTTCTTCTCGCTAGTCTGTTAATATTTGCCCTAAACATGGCGCACGTGTGATTCAATGTAAATAGTGGATCGAAGCGAAGC carries:
- a CDS encoding lipoate--protein ligase, which produces MSQKIRVLVADTFDPWFNLATEDWIFRDMDPEYKVLFLWRNQNTVVIGRFQNPWTECNVERMNADEIKLARRQSGGGAVFHDLGNTNFTFMASKETYDKNANNQIIINALKRFGIESLASGRNDLVLKSDEGEKKFSGSAFKETKERAFHHGTLLINADLSRLGNYLNPNKKKLESKGIKSVVARVTNLSAVNSDVTHESLSQAIIEEFFKFYGSECEIEHLDYEYLKSVPALNEYYEKLKDWNWRFGETPKFTHFMEERFVWGGIELHLNSHKGLITEVQIYTDSLHPEMIEILGESLKNLRYERDDISRAIGELISQYKMYEEFLTDFRNWLCSQIN
- a CDS encoding aspartate carbamoyltransferase catalytic subunit, with protein sequence MSAFPSILEGIKDLELGHIKALLRRTNDLKSGQPPRLPLQKTLAVATSFLENSTRTKLSFAMAIMRIGGYHIDFHAESSSLKKGESLEQTLLTLKYQGVDICIIRTNESHLLDQFREYPPIKIINGGDGINQHPTQALLDLYTLQDHFGGLKNIKGKTISIVGDCIHSRVTHSLTDLLPQFGVNVLLCGPDFFIPEEMPAGVNRVTSLDEAIEQSDAIYLLRVQTERHDKSISDKLKNYQQEWGLTFDRFRKHSKVLPVFHPGPANIGIEVEQDIVNSEIWMAHKQVQNSVFVRMAIIEAMINNEDHHIGSQYKKIPGDISERIRNT
- a CDS encoding HAD-IIIA family hydrolase; translated protein: MNNSLFDTIITAYHFDEYLNAFGKYFKMFKMKDLEEAVANSKGALVINNEEFLDILNISNISSPSSFKVFGYCEHIKDHSRERIYPGEDYKDCSDYFVDTTSYVVSASECHTFSNDVEFSNYLFCPIVEKLVGPDEYRKAVFLDRDGVINIDHGYVYQPEKLDLIPGVIDFLQICEASNILKLVVTNQAGVARGLFTEADVAHFHDVICERLSKEGITIDAIEIAPYHFQNGHGDYKKHSFTRKPGIAMVYKHLYRFSVDLSQSWMIGDKPSDILNIDLLNYLLLRGDYNLSPYDSMVYDDFEGIKTYLFSLDFLHQA